One segment of Ferrimicrobium acidiphilum DSM 19497 DNA contains the following:
- a CDS encoding MFS transporter produces the protein MRGDDRGRKRENGRWATLRNRRFVIWLAGQGVSNTGSALTVALAPIIAVVVLHAPAKEVGLIVATSLGCTAVARPAAAVFAERSRNRIRALFVINIVSAIVIGLIPVFWVYGSLSLPVFWIVIAVDGLAGGVFGAYSAPMVADLVDKESLPQASGLMGSAANVAGVAGPTLGGVILAIVSAPLALVADSASFLVGALSCHLIRGTRASHSPPKRPTDSAAQVSKIPLMRAFGAPFRVSGGAALLGILLALTVVNGLALSELTVLMIRGAGVPPVVVAVIAGLGAVGGVLAGVSVEWIAPRVGSYRGALIGAALASLATMALAVVKPGGFAVIPYAAYEVIGAGGSTLLISLAFAQVIGGLAPAARARGIAVAAMLPEAGQTIGALIGGILVGVLGLARFYDMAAALGLVVAVLSVWLARRKPFECDGMANAM, from the coding sequence ATGAGAGGCGATGATCGAGGGCGGAAGCGAGAGAATGGCCGTTGGGCCACGCTAAGGAATCGACGCTTTGTGATCTGGCTCGCGGGCCAGGGAGTATCGAACACTGGTTCGGCTCTCACAGTAGCGCTAGCCCCAATCATCGCTGTGGTCGTTCTTCACGCGCCGGCCAAGGAGGTAGGGCTTATCGTGGCGACATCCTTGGGATGCACCGCTGTAGCCCGGCCTGCGGCTGCGGTGTTCGCGGAAAGGTCCCGTAATAGGATCCGAGCCCTTTTTGTGATCAATATTGTGTCGGCTATTGTTATTGGACTGATCCCGGTGTTCTGGGTCTACGGATCCTTGTCGCTCCCCGTGTTTTGGATCGTCATCGCCGTCGATGGGCTAGCGGGCGGGGTGTTTGGTGCTTACTCGGCGCCGATGGTGGCTGACCTCGTCGATAAGGAGTCGTTACCGCAGGCGAGCGGACTCATGGGCAGCGCAGCGAATGTCGCTGGCGTCGCCGGCCCAACTCTTGGAGGAGTTATCCTCGCGATCGTGAGTGCACCACTTGCTTTAGTTGCCGATTCAGCTTCGTTCCTTGTCGGGGCCCTCAGTTGCCACTTGATCCGAGGCACCCGGGCTTCACACTCCCCGCCTAAGAGGCCTACAGATTCTGCGGCACAAGTGTCGAAGATCCCATTGATGAGGGCATTTGGTGCTCCCTTCAGAGTGAGCGGTGGTGCGGCTCTGTTGGGCATATTGCTTGCACTCACAGTTGTAAACGGACTCGCGCTTAGCGAGTTGACGGTACTCATGATCAGAGGTGCCGGCGTTCCGCCTGTCGTCGTCGCAGTCATCGCGGGTCTCGGAGCCGTCGGTGGAGTGTTGGCTGGGGTATCCGTGGAATGGATCGCACCGCGAGTTGGTAGTTATAGGGGTGCGCTCATAGGCGCCGCGCTGGCCTCGCTTGCGACAATGGCACTGGCTGTGGTCAAACCAGGCGGGTTTGCCGTGATCCCGTATGCCGCTTATGAGGTCATCGGGGCTGGTGGTAGTACGCTACTGATATCGCTTGCCTTCGCACAGGTGATTGGAGGTTTGGCACCCGCTGCAAGAGCTCGTGGGATCGCTGTCGCTGCGATGCTTCCCGAGGCTGGCCAGACTATTGGCGCGCTCATCGGTGGCATCCTCGTTGGAGTCTTAGGGCTAGCCCGCTTCTACGACATGGCCGCCGCGTTAGGTTTGGTGGTGGCGGTTCTGTCCGTGTGGCTGGCGAGACGGAAACCCTTTGAATGTGATGGAATGGCGAACGCTATGTAA